The following coding sequences lie in one Thermomicrobium sp. 4228-Ro genomic window:
- the rpsF gene encoding 30S ribosomal protein S6: MPRYEPEPRKYELMVLLRPDLTDERLEAAIERIRTMIADQGGTVSFEKRDTPWGRRRLAYPIMKFQEAFYVLFQLVCPPSKAREIERELRLNEQVLRHLMVRLDT, from the coding sequence TTGCCGCGTTACGAGCCAGAGCCGCGGAAATACGAACTCATGGTTTTGTTGCGTCCGGATCTCACGGATGAGCGACTGGAAGCGGCTATCGAGCGGATTCGGACGATGATCGCCGACCAGGGTGGAACGGTGTCGTTCGAGAAGCGCGATACCCCGTGGGGTCGGCGTCGCCTGGCTTACCCGATCATGAAGTTCCAGGAAGCCTTTTACGTGCTCTTCCAACTCGTTTGCCCGCCGTCGAAGGCGCGCGAGATCGAACGCGAACTCCGACTCAACGAACAAGTGCTGCGACATCTCATGGTACGCCTTGACACGTGA
- a CDS encoding CDP-alcohol phosphatidyltransferase family protein, which produces MANAITVGRVVLLFIGIALLYTDQRWSLVLAWVLLLVVFAGDALDGIVARRRGTTTVFGAVFDIAGDRVVENALWIVFADLGLIGVWAPLLVMTRGFLVDGLRSVALQAGRTPFGERTMARTRLTRFLTASRTMRAAYGVAKLVAFLFLAGVVVERRTGFPLLGALFRSPALVGIGWLAVYVTLLLTVARGVPVLVDAWPYLRWNPERVGDSGVPDPSAG; this is translated from the coding sequence GTGGCGAATGCGATTACCGTAGGGCGTGTGGTGCTTCTGTTCATAGGAATCGCGCTTCTGTACACCGACCAACGGTGGTCGCTCGTCTTGGCCTGGGTACTCCTGCTCGTGGTCTTCGCTGGTGATGCGCTGGATGGAATCGTGGCGCGCCGACGCGGCACGACGACCGTGTTCGGGGCAGTCTTCGACATCGCCGGTGACCGAGTGGTCGAGAATGCGCTGTGGATCGTGTTCGCTGATCTCGGCCTGATCGGTGTCTGGGCACCGCTGCTGGTGATGACCCGAGGCTTTCTGGTCGATGGGTTGCGTAGCGTCGCGCTCCAAGCGGGACGAACACCGTTCGGCGAGCGGACGATGGCGCGGACGCGCCTGACGCGGTTCTTGACTGCCTCACGCACGATGCGCGCAGCGTATGGCGTAGCCAAGCTGGTGGCTTTCTTGTTCTTGGCTGGCGTCGTTGTGGAGCGACGCACGGGGTTTCCGCTGCTCGGTGCGCTGTTCCGTTCTCCTGCGCTCGTTGGTATCGGCTGGCTGGCTGTCTATGTCACGCTGCTCCTCACGGTCGCGCGCGGTGTTCCAGTCCTCGTCGATGCCTGGCCGTATCTCCGCTGGAATCCGGAGCGCGTTGGAGACAGCGGCGTTCCCGATCCGTCGGCAGGATGA
- the rpsR gene encoding 30S ribosomal protein S18 encodes MTEELQPTGVADNGATEVPEAQQEQAAEASRPSRAATRYYPRKKVCAFCMDGIKQIDYKDFGRLRRYLSPQAKIEPRRSTGTCAKHQRQLARAIKRARHLALLPFVPER; translated from the coding sequence ATGACCGAGGAACTGCAGCCGACAGGTGTTGCGGACAATGGCGCAACGGAGGTGCCCGAGGCGCAACAGGAGCAGGCTGCCGAAGCGTCTCGACCCAGTCGAGCGGCGACACGGTATTATCCGCGCAAGAAGGTCTGCGCCTTCTGTATGGATGGCATCAAGCAAATCGACTACAAAGACTTCGGACGGCTCCGTCGGTACCTGTCGCCGCAGGCGAAGATCGAGCCACGCCGTTCGACCGGCACCTGCGCCAAGCACCAGCGGCAGTTGGCACGGGCGATCAAGCGCGCGCGTCACCTCGCTCTGCTGCCGTTCGTACCGGAGCGATGA
- the thrB gene encoding homoserine kinase yields MQVEVRVPASSANLGPGFDVLAIALRWYLRVRYSPSGGNELEVVAEPDLRGGPNLVLEAMRVYEQECGVRLPGGVLRIDSEIPVARGLGSSAAAVVAGLVLANELCGQPVARGELFRLACAIEGHGDNVGAALYGGAVLAVDGPDGPVVASIPIRARLAAVLLVPDSLGYTSDARSVLPRRIRRVTAVRTAARTALLVLALTTGQPDLLATAMEDEFHQPYRAVLYPHLEEAIAVARDAGAYGAALSGAGPAVIALVHPARVEDVRRAFAALIARRGYAAQAVVLPIDEEGARVMQSPVESIGSRPERASAPE; encoded by the coding sequence ATGCAGGTTGAGGTGCGGGTGCCAGCATCGAGTGCGAATCTCGGCCCGGGTTTCGACGTCCTGGCGATCGCGCTCCGTTGGTACCTGCGCGTCCGGTACTCGCCGTCCGGTGGAAACGAGCTCGAGGTCGTAGCGGAGCCGGATCTTCGGGGCGGCCCCAATTTGGTTCTCGAAGCCATGCGGGTCTACGAGCAGGAATGCGGAGTGCGGCTTCCTGGTGGCGTCCTGCGTATCGATTCGGAGATCCCGGTCGCGCGGGGGCTCGGGAGCTCAGCGGCTGCGGTCGTCGCGGGGCTGGTGCTCGCCAACGAGCTTTGTGGACAACCAGTCGCACGTGGTGAACTTTTTCGCCTGGCTTGTGCGATCGAAGGACATGGTGACAACGTAGGCGCGGCGCTCTACGGGGGTGCCGTTTTGGCTGTCGATGGTCCAGACGGGCCGGTCGTAGCCTCGATACCGATCCGAGCACGGTTGGCTGCGGTGCTCCTGGTTCCAGACTCACTCGGTTACACCAGCGATGCGCGTTCGGTGCTTCCGCGCCGGATCCGGCGCGTGACGGCGGTGCGGACTGCTGCCCGGACGGCGCTGCTCGTCCTCGCCCTCACGACCGGACAGCCGGACCTGCTCGCGACCGCGATGGAGGACGAGTTCCACCAGCCGTACCGCGCTGTTCTCTATCCGCATCTCGAGGAAGCGATTGCAGTCGCTCGCGACGCTGGGGCATACGGTGCGGCATTGAGCGGAGCTGGCCCAGCCGTCATCGCGCTCGTCCACCCGGCACGGGTGGAGGACGTCCGCCGTGCGTTTGCCGCGTTGATCGCACGGCGCGGTTATGCCGCCCAGGCCGTCGTATTACCGATCGACGAAGAGGGGGCGCGAGTTATGCAGTCACCAGTCGAATCGATCGGTTCGCGGCCCGAAAGGGCGAGCGCACCGGAGTGA
- the rimO gene encoding 30S ribosomal protein S12 methylthiotransferase RimO — MTPPIRFHIVTLGCSKNQVDSEGMAQRLIAQGLEPTDDPRKARVLIVNTCGFLAAARAESRAAIERLLAKRRPDQIVIAAGCMVSLDEHRREVPEGVDALLSTREWTRIDAVVAELLGLPIASVRADEAVFPSFHRLPTARPSAYVKIADGCDHRCSFCAIPLIKGNQVSKRPSDVVREIRELVDTGSKEVVLVAQDTIRYGADLGIRDGLPGLLRLIAEQVPELPWLRLLYLYPTPLLFRLIDTMAELPQCVPYLDIPLQHADPTILRAMARPSDPQFYRRLIAYARERLPNVTLRTTFIVGFPGETEEHFHRLYEFVAEMQFDHVGVFVYSPESPTPSVRLGAPVSLDIAEERRARLMALQQRISLEKNRALIGQVLPVLIEGQGELEDERGRRRPIAAGRAPRHAPEVDGLVFVPGRLPIGQIVPVRITHAEPYDLWAEPVAPLRTAPRRNSQRTDSTDQTGRKTSH, encoded by the coding sequence ATGACGCCACCGATCCGCTTCCATATCGTGACACTCGGGTGTTCGAAGAATCAGGTCGACTCTGAGGGTATGGCCCAGCGCCTGATCGCCCAGGGACTCGAGCCGACCGACGACCCACGGAAGGCACGAGTCCTGATCGTCAACACCTGCGGGTTCCTGGCTGCCGCACGCGCGGAGTCACGCGCCGCGATCGAGCGTCTGCTGGCCAAACGGAGACCCGACCAGATCGTCATCGCCGCTGGTTGTATGGTCAGTCTCGACGAACACCGGCGGGAGGTTCCGGAAGGAGTCGACGCGCTGCTCTCCACCCGCGAGTGGACACGTATCGATGCTGTGGTCGCTGAACTGCTCGGTCTCCCCATTGCGAGTGTGCGCGCCGACGAGGCCGTCTTTCCGAGTTTCCATCGATTGCCGACAGCCCGACCGAGCGCCTATGTGAAGATCGCGGACGGCTGCGACCATCGTTGCTCCTTTTGTGCGATCCCTCTCATCAAGGGCAACCAGGTCAGCAAGCGACCATCGGACGTCGTCCGCGAGATCCGGGAACTCGTCGATACCGGCAGCAAGGAAGTCGTCCTGGTCGCCCAGGACACTATTCGATACGGTGCTGACCTCGGGATTCGCGATGGTCTCCCCGGCCTCCTCCGCCTGATCGCTGAACAGGTGCCTGAACTACCATGGCTTCGCCTGTTGTACCTCTATCCGACGCCATTGCTGTTCCGACTCATCGACACGATGGCTGAACTCCCGCAGTGCGTCCCCTACCTCGATATCCCGCTCCAGCACGCCGACCCGACCATCCTCCGCGCGATGGCGCGACCGAGCGATCCACAGTTCTATCGCCGGCTCATCGCGTATGCCCGTGAGCGTCTTCCGAACGTCACGCTTCGCACGACCTTCATCGTCGGTTTCCCAGGAGAAACAGAAGAGCACTTCCATCGCCTCTACGAATTCGTTGCCGAAATGCAATTCGACCACGTCGGTGTCTTCGTCTACTCGCCGGAATCGCCGACACCGAGCGTCAGACTCGGTGCGCCGGTATCCCTCGACATCGCCGAGGAGCGACGTGCCAGACTCATGGCCTTGCAGCAGCGCATCTCTCTCGAGAAGAACCGAGCGCTCATCGGGCAAGTACTCCCAGTTCTCATCGAAGGCCAGGGTGAACTCGAAGACGAACGTGGCCGTCGCCGACCGATCGCTGCTGGCCGAGCTCCACGCCATGCTCCTGAGGTCGACGGCCTCGTCTTCGTCCCCGGCCGGCTACCTATCGGCCAGATCGTGCCGGTCCGTATTACCCACGCCGAGCCGTACGATCTTTGGGCCGAGCCGGTCGCTCCCCTCCGCACCGCGCCCAGGCGAAACTCTCAGAGAACCGACTCGACCGACCAGACCGGACGAAAGACCAGCCACTGA
- a CDS encoding peptidylprolyl isomerase: MQERIRRWLPGQRAAGQRGARSRRLPRRERERLHERAALIGVASVIAVVALLLGGGAVYQYWYLPRQVIVEVNGERVTRGDYWKMRKLELLNQISQYQQLANLTTGQQSTQYQQLADQARQQLETVEKDPINQPTVEQMVDDLIVVQRMGQLGVSIDPKELEEYTLSLFSSVPLLTPTPTLGVDPTAAAWATATAAVTPTPTPTPTPEPGVTPTPSPTPTPTPSVSPTATPTVPPEEARATATAVMAEYRDTVLDQAGLSFDDFKRFVVRPLLAREKVQRALEEQIPLRGEQVHARHILLTTREAAEQALADIQGGADFVTVARERSIDSDTAPNGGDLGWLPRGYMPPEFDDVAFSLSPGEVGGPVQTIYGWHVIQVLERDPDRPISLRMLETLRSRAFQRWLDEQRRTSTIEWHLGLTPVPTPATQPFVAPPDAPPTPTPTPTPTPAAGETPAATPTP; encoded by the coding sequence ATGCAGGAGCGCATCAGGCGATGGCTGCCTGGTCAGCGCGCAGCAGGGCAACGCGGCGCGCGCTCACGACGGTTGCCCCGGCGTGAGCGCGAGCGTCTTCATGAACGAGCTGCCTTGATCGGCGTGGCGTCGGTGATCGCCGTCGTCGCGCTCTTGTTGGGCGGCGGCGCGGTGTATCAATACTGGTATCTTCCTCGCCAGGTTATCGTCGAAGTCAATGGGGAGCGCGTAACGCGGGGCGACTACTGGAAGATGCGCAAGCTCGAACTGCTCAACCAGATCAGTCAATACCAGCAGCTCGCGAACTTGACCACAGGGCAGCAGAGTACCCAATACCAGCAGCTCGCAGACCAAGCGCGTCAACAACTCGAGACGGTCGAAAAGGATCCGATCAACCAGCCGACGGTGGAACAGATGGTCGACGATCTGATCGTCGTACAGCGCATGGGTCAGCTCGGCGTCTCGATCGATCCGAAGGAGCTCGAGGAATACACGCTCAGCTTGTTCAGCAGCGTTCCACTATTGACCCCGACCCCGACACTCGGTGTCGATCCGACTGCTGCCGCTTGGGCAACGGCGACCGCAGCCGTAACGCCGACTCCGACGCCGACACCGACGCCAGAACCGGGAGTGACGCCGACACCGAGTCCCACCCCGACCCCGACGCCGTCAGTGTCACCAACGGCGACACCCACCGTGCCGCCGGAAGAGGCGCGGGCCACGGCAACTGCCGTGATGGCTGAGTATCGCGACACTGTCCTCGATCAAGCTGGTCTGTCGTTCGACGACTTCAAACGATTCGTCGTGCGACCACTGCTGGCACGCGAGAAGGTCCAACGAGCCTTGGAGGAACAGATTCCGTTGCGTGGCGAGCAGGTGCACGCACGACATATTTTGCTGACCACACGAGAGGCTGCCGAACAGGCGCTCGCGGACATCCAAGGTGGTGCAGACTTCGTGACTGTCGCGAGGGAGCGGTCGATCGATAGCGATACGGCACCGAACGGCGGCGATCTCGGCTGGCTGCCGCGCGGCTACATGCCTCCGGAGTTCGATGATGTGGCGTTCAGCCTTTCGCCTGGCGAGGTCGGGGGTCCGGTGCAGACGATCTACGGGTGGCACGTCATCCAGGTGTTGGAGCGCGATCCGGATCGGCCGATCAGCTTGCGCATGCTGGAAACGTTGCGCTCACGCGCTTTCCAGCGCTGGCTTGATGAGCAACGCCGGACGTCGACGATCGAATGGCATTTGGGGCTGACTCCGGTTCCGACACCGGCGACGCAGCCGTTCGTTGCCCCACCGGACGCACCACCAACGCCGACGCCGACCCCGACTCCGACACCGGCGGCCGGAGAGACACCAGCTGCGACGCCGACACCCTGA
- a CDS encoding DUF1648 domain-containing protein codes for MRAPPMIHFRARAAPSAGGLIGLGLFLALGATAVLAGLGLVGLTRSSLPPLALWLVFLVCGGATALVGYLLFAYFSIGYDITDDSIRIRWANRIEEIPVDRLSYAGPAAPLLGSVRHAWQPFWPGYYVGWIRAPFGRVRVVATQPTSRQLLLSTDTRHWAISPAQPVLFLEHIATVRRRQARGTAQPEIAGREQLAAAGWTAAFPTVGDVASAGMVRERPRVLRPAFLRDRVAVGLLVVSGALLLGLVGYLIVRYETLPETLVLHWNASGLPDRIGTRRDLWLLPFVALIVTVANVALALLAEQLEAFAARLILGGTVIVLILTWVALLTITL; via the coding sequence ATGCGCGCACCACCGATGATCCATTTCCGCGCGCGAGCTGCCCCATCAGCCGGTGGGCTTATCGGCCTGGGACTCTTCCTCGCGCTCGGGGCGACAGCGGTGCTCGCTGGTCTCGGGCTGGTCGGGTTAACCCGTTCGAGTTTGCCACCTCTCGCCCTCTGGCTGGTGTTCCTGGTGTGCGGTGGCGCGACAGCGCTCGTCGGCTATCTCCTCTTCGCGTACTTCTCCATCGGTTACGATATCACCGATGATTCGATCCGGATCCGCTGGGCGAACCGCATCGAAGAGATACCCGTGGATCGGCTGAGTTATGCCGGGCCGGCAGCTCCGTTACTCGGGTCGGTGCGGCACGCCTGGCAGCCCTTTTGGCCCGGCTACTACGTTGGCTGGATCCGCGCTCCCTTCGGTCGGGTGCGGGTGGTCGCGACGCAACCGACGAGTCGCCAGCTCCTTCTTTCCACGGATACACGTCACTGGGCGATTTCCCCGGCACAACCCGTTCTCTTTTTGGAACATATCGCGACGGTACGGCGACGACAGGCGCGTGGCACGGCACAGCCGGAAATCGCTGGCAGGGAACAGCTCGCCGCCGCGGGCTGGACAGCCGCGTTCCCGACGGTCGGGGACGTCGCGTCGGCGGGAATGGTGCGCGAACGCCCACGCGTGCTTCGCCCAGCGTTCCTGCGGGATCGGGTTGCGGTCGGTCTGCTCGTCGTCTCCGGAGCGCTGCTCCTCGGACTTGTCGGGTATCTCATCGTACGGTACGAGACACTACCCGAGACGCTCGTTCTCCATTGGAACGCCTCGGGACTTCCGGATCGAATCGGGACACGACGTGATCTCTGGTTGTTGCCGTTCGTTGCCCTCATCGTCACGGTCGCGAATGTCGCGCTCGCCTTGTTGGCCGAGCAGCTCGAAGCGTTCGCGGCACGCCTCATTCTCGGTGGGACGGTCATCGTTCTCATCCTGACGTGGGTCGCACTCCTGACGATCACGCTCTGA
- the thrC gene encoding threonine synthase, translating to MAGEGDRERSSALVAGLAGISLRCGRCGTAIAADRSPGRCGCGGLYEVVYTRAPAIDLRAFERRLGSWEALDRSGVWRYRELLPPLPSERIVTRPEGNTNLYSHPALSAWTGCTNLIVKHEGENPTGSFKDRGMTVAISHARAVGARAVACASTGNTSASVAAYAALAGLPSVVFLPAGKIAAGKLGQAIAYGARIVQVEGDFDAAMQLVEAASSELDLYLLNSVNPFRLEGQKTIVFELLHQLAWEPPDWIVLPGGNLGNTAAFGAALEQLVRWGLVAQLPRLAVIQAEGAAPFYAAYRSGFVELRPVRAETVATAIRIGNPVSYERARRAIEFTRGVVEIVSDEEILDAKAVVDRAGIGCEPASAASVAGVRKLVAQGVIRPGDRVVAVLTGHVLKDPDAIIAYHLAGERRPLANRPVTIPPSLAALREVLDDAG from the coding sequence GTGGCAGGTGAGGGAGACCGCGAGCGATCGTCGGCTCTGGTTGCGGGACTGGCTGGCATTTCGTTGCGTTGTGGTCGCTGCGGGACAGCGATTGCAGCAGACCGTTCACCGGGGCGCTGCGGCTGCGGAGGTCTGTACGAAGTCGTGTACACCCGAGCGCCGGCGATCGATCTGCGCGCGTTCGAGCGACGGCTCGGCAGCTGGGAAGCACTCGATCGGAGCGGAGTCTGGCGGTACCGTGAGCTGTTGCCGCCCCTCCCGTCGGAGCGTATCGTCACGCGTCCTGAGGGGAATACGAATTTGTATTCCCATCCTGCGCTGTCAGCATGGACAGGGTGTACGAACCTGATCGTGAAGCACGAGGGCGAGAATCCGACCGGTTCCTTCAAGGATCGCGGCATGACCGTCGCGATCTCCCACGCCCGAGCAGTCGGCGCCCGGGCTGTCGCGTGTGCCTCGACCGGAAACACTTCGGCGTCGGTCGCAGCCTACGCAGCCCTGGCCGGGCTACCCAGCGTGGTCTTTCTTCCTGCTGGAAAGATCGCTGCAGGCAAGCTCGGCCAGGCGATCGCGTACGGTGCGCGTATCGTCCAGGTCGAGGGCGATTTCGATGCGGCGATGCAGCTCGTGGAGGCGGCCAGCAGCGAGCTCGATCTCTACCTCTTGAACTCGGTGAATCCGTTCCGCCTCGAGGGCCAAAAGACGATCGTGTTCGAGCTCCTGCACCAGCTCGCGTGGGAACCTCCCGATTGGATCGTGTTGCCCGGTGGGAATCTAGGAAATACTGCGGCGTTCGGTGCAGCGCTCGAGCAACTCGTCCGGTGGGGACTTGTCGCTCAGCTGCCGCGTCTCGCCGTGATCCAAGCCGAGGGCGCTGCACCGTTTTACGCGGCGTATCGAAGCGGCTTCGTGGAACTTCGTCCAGTGCGCGCCGAAACGGTCGCCACGGCGATTCGTATCGGCAATCCGGTCAGCTACGAGCGGGCCAGGCGGGCGATCGAGTTCACGCGTGGCGTGGTGGAGATCGTTTCGGATGAGGAGATTCTGGATGCCAAGGCGGTCGTCGATCGAGCCGGCATCGGCTGTGAGCCGGCCTCGGCGGCATCAGTGGCAGGCGTTCGCAAACTCGTCGCCCAGGGTGTGATTCGTCCTGGTGATCGAGTGGTCGCCGTTCTGACTGGTCACGTGCTAAAAGATCCGGATGCGATCATCGCCTATCATTTGGCTGGCGAGCGGCGTCCGCTCGCGAATCGCCCGGTGACGATTCCTCCCTCGCTGGCAGCGCTGCGAGAGGTGCTGGACGATGCAGGTTGA
- a CDS encoding single-stranded DNA-binding protein has translation MSRGLNRIELIGNVGRDPEMRYTPSGAPVTQFRLAVNSFRRSGDTGQAIEETDWFTVVCWNRLAEFADQYIRKGTKVYVAGRLRIRRFTGNDGMERTAVEVVAREVLLLSPRPADVPAPTGLPTEEEVPAPDLPPDLSFDDEDPWNDQVPF, from the coding sequence ATGTCACGCGGACTGAATCGCATCGAGCTCATCGGTAACGTGGGCCGCGACCCCGAAATGCGCTATACGCCGTCCGGGGCTCCGGTCACACAGTTTCGCCTCGCGGTGAATTCGTTCCGCCGCAGCGGTGATACTGGGCAAGCTATCGAGGAGACCGATTGGTTTACCGTGGTGTGCTGGAACCGGCTGGCTGAGTTCGCCGACCAGTACATCCGGAAAGGCACGAAGGTCTACGTGGCGGGGCGGTTGCGGATCCGGCGCTTCACGGGAAACGACGGTATGGAGCGCACCGCCGTCGAGGTGGTCGCCCGGGAAGTGCTGTTGCTCAGTCCGCGACCGGCCGATGTGCCGGCTCCGACAGGGTTGCCGACCGAGGAAGAGGTTCCGGCACCGGATCTGCCGCCCGATTTGTCGTTCGACGACGAGGATCCATGGAACGATCAGGTACCATTCTGA
- a CDS encoding lysophospholipid acyltransferase family protein, whose translation MTNGDRFHAVARTTLVRCGQVLADFAGSVAFWLCPRYRHAAACNLAQVLGEPPYSPVVRRAVQGAFRASARNFLALLTLRLASGFWSPSVELEWSDGVPRVGEGPIVFVSAHLGPFDVVAALLSKRGYTFLVLAEPMRPVWLDRCVRWLRGHRGVTLVSPSPAGFRAVIRALRSGIPVVFLIDRASERAGRSIRFFGRAAWFSDVPIRLARRFGCPVVPVFAQRTGYGYRVSVAPAIDLAARDEAHVTELGALEQVVAQLEQAIRAAPDQWLVFRPVWSVESVL comes from the coding sequence ATGACGAATGGTGATCGGTTCCACGCTGTCGCTCGCACCACACTCGTCCGGTGTGGTCAGGTGCTAGCTGACTTCGCCGGCTCGGTCGCGTTCTGGCTCTGTCCACGCTATCGACATGCTGCGGCATGCAATCTGGCCCAGGTGCTAGGGGAGCCCCCCTACTCACCGGTGGTGCGTCGGGCCGTGCAGGGTGCCTTCCGGGCGAGCGCGCGCAACTTCTTGGCACTCCTCACCTTGCGGCTCGCCAGCGGTTTTTGGTCTCCATCTGTGGAACTCGAGTGGAGCGATGGAGTGCCGCGCGTGGGTGAAGGTCCGATTGTCTTCGTTTCCGCACATCTTGGCCCGTTCGACGTTGTTGCAGCGCTTCTGTCCAAGCGCGGCTACACGTTCCTCGTCCTGGCAGAGCCGATGCGTCCGGTGTGGCTCGATCGCTGCGTCCGCTGGTTGCGCGGACATCGGGGCGTGACCCTGGTGTCGCCGTCGCCTGCTGGCTTCCGAGCGGTGATCCGTGCCCTACGCTCAGGAATTCCGGTTGTCTTTCTGATCGACCGGGCGAGTGAGCGCGCTGGCCGGTCGATTCGCTTTTTCGGAAGGGCAGCGTGGTTCTCGGACGTTCCGATTCGGCTGGCGCGGCGTTTCGGCTGCCCCGTCGTTCCTGTCTTCGCGCAACGAACCGGGTACGGCTATCGCGTCAGTGTGGCGCCTGCGATCGACCTGGCAGCCAGGGATGAGGCGCACGTGACGGAACTCGGGGCGCTCGAACAGGTGGTTGCCCAGCTCGAACAGGCGATCCGCGCGGCTCCCGATCAGTGGCTGGTCTTTCGTCCGGTCTGGTCGGTCGAGTCGGTTCTCTGA